The following are from one region of the Denitrobacterium detoxificans genome:
- a CDS encoding InlB B-repeat-containing protein — MKKRLRAFICVLCVLALTVTPTFAAWGDNVSYGEMRATSQQYTDGSNTQIKSFTLNDTFNYETLGSDSGKTTLTLSTNNLQDIVKTKLMPQWSGIAASVFRDQATQLVDLYGEEPIGENMSQIGFDAYFNMNRGETKYKDEVWSTYSLKSKLEQTTGSHAGKRGYDQLSVSGVKRISKLNDARNLMAQSLYDCQNTTGALSVQEFLDADEAGETRLEGLDSDDAMPGFANVVTAVNCKGSSANFDYVSFGIVFYDFQPVPVAATGLQYVSGPTPTGDVVPGAANNSVITNGSAQDILHSAVLGDSVTQTTTTNLSGLASFELSENIGAGIGLSQTESSSETSFWSDDTFGSGSSTSTSSESMSMGLDWGTAWKMGGALGAEQGHSESKEVSKAVETTISLPAHTGTTVEQETSTTTYAQTYQQPAVLSYKVAIYAMSGDFYSSSAFGGIGGINTSDYDKQSMVIKFDTNDSEKPSYGCAATDDLYCRVTNNNQVDSYDISNDRTYTTHSTAWGWEKSEEIHWGNVAETARDYYGVDVPALSKQNFFYESPGKVESKTDKTTSHVASTYPLYNLASVKTPKANYVLYDKNMLDLDSITVEGYNRYSVPFYGFTSDWGEWQLCDEKGAVYSNKTLASESAAGKFLYDSETRTLAPKSNAESQSIYIRWVIKDGVTQVTNESPNGQDLTNLNNVPTNDNPALTPVVRIDIVNTGLDNPHISASGGYAGFYRTPINLNDTMNYVVTNKTGKKIDTQVRWESYELESEGIVVNEGTGDVQFTQPGVYHVRPFVVNNDGDQVVPLTSDGDYDWLTVTATEHNLTHYDAKAPTDCTGGDAYGWIEHYRCSDCGKYFLDAEGSVEAAEDDVIIPPTGHNWGEWTPSNDPGVEKRVCKNNANHVEYRNVYTVTFDMNEPDNAPAAAQGQPDAQTFTSDATASVKVPTAPTLTGYTFEGWCTDEEGNNPYDFSEPVSASMTLYAKWAPVKYTIATMAVVNKTAPDADGGTQQVITPATGSYIYFGDPATDEQYLDDENYLYFYTEAAYGETVEMTVSPAAKFGMSEIWAIPVLAVSDTDASVGEAFEPEQVSDNVYKVTMPASDLAVMGGFVQERIDVTYNAGTLSGNPNVGLPSDEEIQCGHAIDGLDGKTPTLSGDLANTTEFAGWFTDEELTKPCLSNTAITADTTLYAKWVDKINPPTLRTVTYTLVYSPTVDIAPDVASYSIEDGTTAYNPTEDVYALADDSTQAQYTLLEGDKSCWFKGDGTTTPDFSNAESFDFDTAVSENTYLYAQVVPRTYTVTYYDGNTQLGTQEVEYGTHISQSDADAKAPHKDGQALAGWTTNGTLWAFGEDSVTSNLALYANWDYEVTFNANGHGTAPDTQVVKYGEKATKPNDPTAEGYDFGGWFTDAACTQAYNFDDEVTEGVTLYAKWTETNPTSVAMHRLYNPNGGEHFYTASDEERDGLVKLGWQYEGTGWTAPITSNTPVHRLYNPNGGDHHYTMSAEERDWLVSLGWKYEGIGWYSDDAKTVKLYREYNPNAQSGSHNYTTSLEEHKNLVKLGWHDEGTAWYGL; from the coding sequence ATGAAGAAGCGATTAAGGGCATTCATCTGCGTGTTGTGCGTCCTCGCCCTAACGGTGACGCCAACATTTGCCGCATGGGGCGATAACGTCTCATACGGTGAAATGAGAGCAACATCTCAGCAGTACACCGATGGCAGCAATACGCAAATCAAGTCGTTTACGCTTAACGACACGTTCAATTACGAGACCCTGGGCAGTGATTCCGGCAAGACGACGCTCACGCTCAGCACGAACAACCTGCAGGACATCGTGAAGACGAAACTGATGCCCCAATGGAGCGGTATCGCAGCCAGCGTCTTTCGCGATCAGGCAACCCAACTCGTCGACCTCTACGGGGAAGAACCCATCGGAGAGAATATGTCGCAGATCGGCTTCGACGCCTATTTCAACATGAACAGGGGCGAAACCAAGTACAAGGACGAAGTCTGGAGCACCTACAGCCTCAAGAGCAAGCTCGAGCAAACGACTGGGTCCCACGCAGGTAAACGCGGATATGACCAGCTCAGCGTTTCGGGCGTCAAGAGGATCTCGAAGCTAAACGACGCACGCAATCTGATGGCCCAGTCGCTCTACGATTGCCAAAACACCACGGGAGCCCTCTCGGTTCAAGAATTCCTTGATGCAGATGAAGCTGGCGAGACAAGGCTTGAAGGCCTCGATTCGGACGACGCGATGCCTGGCTTCGCAAATGTCGTCACCGCCGTCAACTGCAAGGGCAGCTCGGCGAATTTCGACTACGTGTCATTCGGCATCGTGTTCTATGACTTCCAGCCGGTTCCCGTAGCCGCAACGGGTCTTCAGTACGTAAGCGGACCTACCCCCACGGGCGACGTCGTCCCCGGGGCCGCGAACAATTCCGTGATCACCAATGGCTCGGCACAGGACATCCTGCATTCTGCCGTGCTGGGAGATTCCGTCACGCAAACAACCACCACGAACCTGTCTGGCCTTGCATCCTTCGAGCTGTCGGAAAACATCGGCGCGGGCATCGGCCTGAGCCAAACCGAATCCAGCTCGGAGACGAGCTTCTGGTCGGACGACACCTTTGGCAGCGGCTCGTCCACCAGCACTTCGTCGGAATCCATGTCGATGGGCCTCGACTGGGGCACCGCCTGGAAGATGGGCGGAGCGCTCGGAGCCGAGCAGGGTCATAGCGAGTCCAAGGAAGTAAGCAAGGCCGTTGAGACCACCATCTCGCTTCCCGCGCACACGGGAACGACCGTCGAGCAGGAAACGTCAACCACCACGTACGCTCAGACCTACCAGCAGCCCGCTGTCCTGAGCTACAAGGTTGCCATTTATGCCATGAGCGGCGATTTCTATTCCTCTTCCGCCTTTGGTGGCATCGGTGGAATCAATACCAGCGACTACGATAAGCAGTCCATGGTCATCAAGTTCGACACGAACGATTCGGAAAAGCCCTCCTACGGATGCGCAGCAACTGACGACCTGTATTGCCGCGTAACCAACAACAACCAGGTTGATAGCTACGATATTTCGAACGACCGCACGTACACCACCCATAGCACCGCATGGGGTTGGGAAAAGAGCGAAGAGATTCACTGGGGCAACGTAGCCGAAACGGCTCGCGACTACTACGGCGTTGACGTCCCCGCGCTTTCCAAGCAGAACTTCTTCTACGAGTCCCCGGGCAAAGTGGAGTCGAAAACCGACAAGACGACCTCGCACGTTGCCTCAACGTATCCTCTGTACAACCTAGCCTCCGTCAAGACGCCGAAGGCGAATTACGTTCTGTACGACAAGAACATGCTGGATCTCGACTCCATTACCGTCGAAGGCTACAACAGGTACAGCGTGCCCTTCTACGGATTCACGTCGGACTGGGGCGAATGGCAGCTCTGCGACGAGAAGGGTGCTGTCTACAGCAACAAGACCCTGGCCAGCGAGAGCGCGGCAGGCAAGTTCCTCTACGACAGCGAAACGCGTACGCTCGCACCCAAGTCGAACGCGGAAAGCCAAAGCATCTACATTAGGTGGGTCATCAAAGATGGCGTAACCCAGGTTACGAACGAAAGCCCCAACGGCCAGGATCTAACGAACCTGAACAACGTGCCCACGAATGACAACCCGGCTCTCACCCCCGTCGTGAGAATCGACATCGTGAATACCGGCCTTGACAATCCGCATATCTCGGCATCAGGCGGCTATGCCGGCTTCTACCGCACGCCCATCAACCTGAACGACACGATGAACTACGTGGTAACCAACAAGACCGGCAAGAAGATCGATACGCAGGTACGCTGGGAAAGCTACGAACTGGAATCAGAGGGCATCGTTGTCAATGAGGGTACCGGCGATGTCCAATTCACGCAGCCGGGCGTCTACCATGTGCGCCCATTCGTCGTAAACAACGACGGTGACCAGGTCGTTCCTCTAACGAGCGACGGCGACTACGACTGGCTTACCGTCACGGCCACCGAGCACAATCTGACGCACTACGACGCGAAGGCCCCGACGGATTGCACCGGCGGAGACGCGTACGGATGGATTGAGCACTATAGGTGTTCCGATTGCGGCAAGTACTTCCTGGATGCGGAAGGCTCCGTCGAAGCCGCTGAGGACGACGTCATCATCCCGCCGACCGGCCATAACTGGGGCGAGTGGACTCCCTCCAATGATCCTGGCGTAGAAAAGCGCGTGTGCAAGAACAACGCGAACCACGTAGAGTACCGCAACGTGTATACCGTGACGTTCGACATGAACGAACCAGATAACGCGCCCGCGGCAGCCCAGGGGCAGCCGGATGCGCAGACCTTTACGTCCGACGCGACCGCATCGGTAAAGGTCCCGACGGCACCCACGCTCACGGGTTACACGTTCGAGGGTTGGTGCACGGACGAAGAAGGCAATAATCCCTACGACTTCAGCGAGCCCGTTAGCGCGAGCATGACGCTGTACGCCAAGTGGGCCCCCGTCAAGTACACGATTGCCACCATGGCCGTCGTGAACAAGACGGCACCCGACGCAGATGGCGGAACGCAGCAGGTGATCACGCCCGCAACCGGCAGCTACATCTACTTTGGGGATCCCGCTACCGACGAACAATATCTCGATGACGAAAACTACCTGTACTTCTACACGGAGGCAGCCTATGGAGAGACCGTCGAAATGACGGTATCCCCGGCAGCTAAGTTCGGCATGAGCGAAATCTGGGCAATTCCGGTTCTGGCCGTTTCCGATACGGATGCGTCCGTCGGCGAAGCCTTCGAACCGGAACAAGTGAGCGACAATGTCTACAAGGTCACGATGCCCGCTTCCGACCTTGCCGTCATGGGCGGCTTCGTTCAGGAGCGCATAGACGTAACGTACAATGCTGGCACCCTTTCGGGCAATCCAAACGTCGGCCTTCCGTCTGACGAGGAAATCCAATGCGGACACGCGATTGACGGACTCGATGGAAAGACGCCAACGCTTTCAGGGGATCTTGCAAATACCACCGAATTCGCCGGTTGGTTCACCGACGAGGAATTGACGAAGCCCTGCCTGTCCAACACGGCGATTACGGCAGACACGACGCTCTACGCCAAGTGGGTAGACAAGATCAATCCTCCCACGCTGCGCACCGTAACCTATACGTTGGTATATAGTCCCACGGTCGATATCGCCCCCGATGTGGCCAGCTACTCCATCGAAGACGGAACCACGGCGTATAACCCGACGGAGGACGTATACGCCCTTGCCGACGACAGCACGCAAGCGCAGTACACACTCCTCGAAGGCGATAAGTCCTGCTGGTTCAAGGGAGACGGAACCACTACCCCCGACTTCTCGAACGCCGAATCCTTCGACTTCGATACGGCAGTGAGCGAAAACACCTACCTGTACGCGCAGGTAGTGCCTCGCACCTACACCGTGACGTACTACGATGGCAACACGCAGCTGGGAACGCAGGAAGTCGAATACGGCACCCACATCAGTCAGTCTGATGCCGACGCAAAGGCTCCCCACAAGGACGGTCAGGCGCTTGCCGGCTGGACCACGAACGGAACCCTGTGGGCCTTCGGGGAAGATAGCGTTACCAGCAACCTGGCCCTGTATGCCAATTGGGACTACGAGGTGACATTCAACGCCAACGGCCATGGCACGGCGCCCGATACCCAGGTCGTGAAGTACGGCGAAAAGGCAACGAAGCCGAACGACCCGACGGCTGAAGGCTACGACTTCGGCGGCTGGTTCACCGATGCGGCCTGCACCCAGGCCTACAACTTCGATGATGAAGTAACGGAAGGCGTGACGCTCTACGCGAAGTGGACCGAAACGAATCCCACTTCCGTTGCCATGCACCGCCTGTACAACCCCAATGGCGGCGAGCACTTCTACACGGCCAGCGACGAGGAGCGCGACGGCCTGGTGAAGCTTGGCTGGCAGTACGAGGGCACCGGCTGGACGGCACCCATCACGAGCAACACGCCCGTGCACCGGCTGTACAACCCCAACGGCGGCGACCACCACTACACCATGAGCGCCGAGGAGCGCGACTGGCTGGTCTCGCTCGGCTGGAAGTACGAGGGCATCGGCTGGTACTCCGACGACGCCAAGACCGTCAAGCTCTACCGCGAGTACAACCCCAACGCCCAGTCGGGCTCGCACAACTACACCACCAGCCTCGAGGAGCACAAGAACCTCGTGAAGCTGGGCTGGCACGACGAGGGCACTGCCTGGTACGGCCTGTAA
- a CDS encoding HIRAN domain-containing protein: MYEPSKLLKSFYVAGFQYYDGALVLDKLKPGTKLKMVPAPDNPYDPNAIELRYKKTKLGFVPRVDNGLLSVLAFYGHKGVFEARVLQVDPEAAPQEQVRVGVYVVDNR; the protein is encoded by the coding sequence ATGTACGAGCCCTCGAAGCTTCTCAAATCGTTCTATGTTGCGGGATTTCAGTACTACGACGGAGCGCTCGTGCTCGACAAGCTCAAGCCGGGCACAAAGCTGAAGATGGTCCCGGCGCCCGACAATCCGTACGATCCTAACGCTATCGAGTTGCGTTACAAGAAAACGAAGCTTGGATTCGTGCCGCGCGTCGACAACGGCTTGCTTTCCGTTTTGGCGTTTTACGGCCACAAGGGCGTTTTCGAGGCACGCGTGCTCCAGGTCGATCCCGAGGCGGCGCCCCAAGAGCAAGTGCGCGTTGGCGTGTATGTTGTCGATAACAGGTAG
- a CDS encoding M48 family metalloprotease, whose translation MTAQVFLVGFALVKIIYQGLLDALSDVQRKRPLPEEVGDVYDADRYNDYLSIVSDERKAYQLYRLVDVAILVIVLISGFFAAVDDFACGNVYLIAFLSFLLFRGVSAIEKTILLYHVTFRIDEKYGLNRQDKKGFAKDTLYEEVSTSILGLVIVFIVVFLGESLPEWTNGFTVGLVPAFWAAVSIALCISTFAIFASAVSVFVMIKKYSFSPLPEGELRSDIEKLIEGPKKVREIYVYDESSKSTGKNAFVVRILWLRFIGIADNCLESDSRRELLATLSHEVGHLRQKRNAWDFALYGTICLLFVAVVLLIIHPEPILLLVDWTQQSFGLTAMNYFLVFAVFSELVTPIVWGVGVLRNCGSRSHEYDADREAVRNGYGPELETSLKRYVRDDLMCVNPHPVIEILEYDHPGLANRIRAIREAGVGYSQGL comes from the coding sequence ATGACTGCACAGGTTTTTCTTGTTGGGTTTGCGTTGGTGAAGATTATCTATCAGGGGCTGCTCGACGCTTTGTCGGATGTTCAAAGGAAGCGCCCGCTTCCTGAGGAAGTGGGCGACGTGTATGACGCCGATAGATACAACGATTATTTGTCGATTGTATCCGACGAGAGAAAGGCGTATCAGCTATATCGCCTTGTTGACGTAGCCATTCTGGTGATAGTGCTCATTTCGGGGTTCTTTGCTGCTGTTGATGACTTCGCATGCGGAAATGTCTACCTAATCGCTTTTCTTTCGTTCCTGCTGTTTCGCGGGGTTTCCGCAATAGAAAAAACTATTCTTTTGTATCACGTTACATTTCGGATTGACGAAAAATATGGTTTGAACAGGCAGGATAAAAAGGGTTTCGCGAAAGACACCTTATATGAGGAGGTATCAACTTCGATCCTCGGCCTCGTCATTGTGTTCATCGTTGTTTTTCTTGGCGAGAGTCTTCCCGAATGGACTAATGGCTTTACTGTTGGGCTTGTTCCGGCCTTTTGGGCTGCCGTGTCAATTGCCCTATGTATTAGCACTTTTGCCATTTTCGCGTCTGCCGTCTCCGTATTCGTGATGATAAAGAAGTACTCGTTTAGTCCCCTCCCCGAAGGGGAGTTGAGAAGCGATATAGAAAAGCTTATCGAGGGGCCGAAGAAGGTCAGGGAAATATACGTCTATGACGAGTCTTCTAAATCCACGGGCAAGAATGCATTCGTGGTACGCATTCTCTGGCTGCGGTTTATTGGGATTGCAGACAACTGTCTTGAGAGTGATTCTCGCAGGGAATTGCTCGCGACTCTTTCTCACGAGGTGGGTCATCTAAGGCAGAAAAGAAATGCCTGGGACTTTGCTTTGTACGGAACCATTTGTCTACTATTTGTCGCTGTTGTGTTGCTCATCATTCATCCGGAGCCGATATTGCTTCTTGTTGATTGGACCCAGCAGTCATTTGGCCTTACGGCTATGAATTACTTTCTGGTTTTTGCCGTGTTCAGCGAGCTCGTAACGCCAATTGTTTGGGGCGTAGGGGTGCTTCGTAACTGCGGGAGCCGTTCGCATGAATATGATGCCGATCGCGAGGCCGTGCGCAATGGCTATGGCCCCGAGTTGGAAACTAGCCTCAAGCGCTATGTGCGAGACGATCTTATGTGCGTTAACCCCCATCCCGTTATCGAGATTCTGGAATACGATCATCCGGGTCTTGCTAATCGAATTAGGGCGATCCGGGAAGCTGGAGTTGGTTATTCGCAGGGTCTTTAG
- a CDS encoding cytochrome c3 family protein, giving the protein MAEKDTSAQQEQTTDGALEGQPSTASKRNKWVVPGVIVAVIIVLGIGFGVWHESPTFCNAVCHDPMDPYVESVTNGHVGMAAYDHVQAGKNCLSCHQPKLTEQVSEVMIWTSDAFTTDEEGWLAPSKDFASEEFCARSGCHDMSEVISSTWGFEGNAAQYNPHSSHQDQALECGDCHKAHSTSVLVCNDCHALNAPEGWEG; this is encoded by the coding sequence ATGGCGGAAAAGGACACGTCTGCGCAACAGGAGCAGACGACCGACGGTGCGCTGGAGGGTCAGCCGTCGACGGCTTCGAAACGCAATAAGTGGGTTGTCCCCGGCGTAATCGTTGCCGTAATCATCGTGCTGGGAATTGGGTTTGGCGTGTGGCACGAATCGCCTACGTTCTGCAACGCGGTTTGCCACGATCCCATGGACCCCTATGTTGAAAGCGTGACGAATGGCCATGTGGGTATGGCCGCCTACGATCACGTGCAGGCGGGCAAGAACTGCCTGAGCTGCCACCAGCCGAAGCTTACCGAACAGGTGAGCGAGGTCATGATCTGGACGAGCGATGCGTTCACCACCGACGAAGAGGGCTGGCTTGCTCCTTCGAAGGACTTCGCAAGCGAGGAGTTCTGTGCGCGCAGCGGTTGCCATGACATGAGTGAGGTTATCAGCAGCACCTGGGGCTTCGAGGGTAATGCTGCGCAGTACAACCCCCATTCGAGCCATCAGGACCAGGCCCTGGAGTGCGGCGACTGCCATAAGGCGCACAGCACGAGTGTTCTGGTTTGCAACGATTGCCATGCGCTGAATGCGCCTGAAGGCTGGGAGGGTTAA
- a CDS encoding FAD-dependent oxidoreductase translates to MSSLSRRSFFKGAGVAALGVAASSALTGCGNSQTVSENAANLSAGESGTPSWLGQAPVIAESEITETIDTEVLVIGCRTGGLPAVISAAENGAKVLGIDRVAKVSNPREDIGSIDSKLQLASFDEFPQFRIDKMEAMEDIVRYANGFARYDLIKLWADESGACVDWLTDIVERDGRMVMRFEGGLPPESEARDKAYATGHSPEKTELVADDKDFSFGVSLKEYAEEQGAEFRWSTEFVKLEQDENDRVVGAIARDVNDRHYIRINAPKGVIIATGGYGNNLEMMQARQPWNQDLRIPVPARGGNPTGDGIKAALWVGGKMDPMGAAVTFNRACCRPTETAGMGNQDTASNANGANWFWFGEQPFLKINLNGKRFCNESGPYDYMLHSAWMQPHHTYVDIWDSDYVEKVRQINEVGCCRLYPFDNGAPSNMPIQAIQGMFEKSIEAGFIQRADTMEELAEMLNLPVEETVATWKHYNEMAYAGKDTDYNKESYRMLPLDQPPYYGVRTGAWFLATIDGVIIDTNMHPVREDDSPIEGLYMTGDASGGMFAVSYPNLFTGLACGRTMTFGRRAGMLAATGQA, encoded by the coding sequence ATGAGCTCGCTATCTCGACGTAGTTTTTTCAAGGGTGCGGGCGTGGCTGCTCTTGGCGTGGCCGCTTCCAGCGCACTTACCGGCTGTGGTAACAGCCAGACGGTTTCCGAGAACGCCGCTAATCTGAGCGCGGGCGAGTCGGGCACCCCTTCGTGGCTGGGCCAGGCTCCCGTTATCGCGGAATCTGAAATTACCGAAACCATCGATACCGAGGTTCTGGTCATCGGCTGCCGCACGGGTGGTCTGCCGGCCGTTATCTCCGCCGCGGAAAACGGCGCGAAGGTTCTTGGCATCGACCGTGTCGCCAAGGTTTCGAACCCGCGTGAGGACATCGGCTCCATCGATTCCAAGCTGCAGCTCGCGTCTTTCGATGAGTTCCCGCAGTTCCGCATCGACAAGATGGAAGCCATGGAAGACATCGTGCGCTATGCCAACGGCTTTGCGCGCTACGACCTCATCAAGCTCTGGGCCGATGAATCCGGCGCCTGCGTAGACTGGCTGACCGACATCGTCGAGCGCGACGGCCGTATGGTCATGAGGTTCGAAGGCGGCCTTCCGCCCGAGTCCGAGGCGCGCGACAAGGCGTACGCCACGGGCCACAGCCCCGAAAAGACCGAGCTGGTGGCTGATGACAAGGACTTCTCGTTCGGCGTGTCCCTGAAGGAATATGCCGAAGAGCAGGGCGCCGAGTTCCGCTGGAGCACCGAGTTCGTCAAGCTCGAGCAGGACGAGAACGACCGCGTGGTGGGTGCCATTGCCCGCGACGTGAACGATCGTCATTACATTCGCATCAATGCTCCCAAGGGCGTCATCATCGCCACGGGCGGTTATGGCAACAACCTGGAAATGATGCAGGCGCGCCAGCCCTGGAACCAGGACCTGCGCATTCCCGTGCCCGCTCGTGGTGGCAACCCCACGGGCGACGGCATCAAGGCCGCGCTGTGGGTTGGCGGCAAGATGGACCCGATGGGCGCTGCCGTCACGTTCAACCGCGCATGCTGCCGTCCCACCGAGACCGCCGGCATGGGCAACCAGGACACGGCTTCCAATGCTAACGGCGCGAACTGGTTCTGGTTCGGTGAGCAGCCGTTCCTGAAGATCAACCTGAACGGCAAGCGCTTCTGCAACGAGTCCGGTCCGTACGACTACATGCTGCACTCCGCGTGGATGCAGCCGCATCACACCTACGTTGACATCTGGGATTCCGATTATGTCGAGAAGGTTCGCCAGATCAACGAGGTCGGTTGCTGCCGCCTGTATCCGTTCGACAATGGCGCTCCTTCCAACATGCCGATCCAGGCCATCCAGGGCATGTTCGAGAAGTCGATCGAGGCTGGCTTCATTCAGCGTGCCGACACGATGGAAGAGCTCGCCGAGATGCTGAACCTGCCCGTCGAGGAGACGGTTGCCACGTGGAAGCATTACAACGAGATGGCGTACGCGGGCAAGGACACCGACTACAACAAGGAGTCCTACCGTATGCTTCCGCTCGACCAGCCGCCGTATTACGGTGTGCGCACGGGTGCGTGGTTCCTGGCGACGATCGACGGCGTCATCATCGACACGAACATGCATCCCGTTCGCGAGGACGATTCGCCGATTGAGGGTCTGTACATGACCGGCGACGCCTCGGGCGGCATGTTCGCCGTGAGCTACCCGAACCTGTTCACGGGCTTGGCATGCGGACGCACGATGACGTTTGGTCGTCGCGCAGGCATGCTTGCCGCCACGGGTCAGGCGTAA
- a CDS encoding LuxR C-terminal-related transcriptional regulator → MFARDISVTANALFMVVVALLAVFKPRVLRLERVAEVAVAACLIIGAIALLPALAMSNAPLLVVSSCLFAMGRAGVTIMVGLAATGFSARKASACIGIAFTVRLALELLVWQAPVVAGVTLFLVLPLVAFALTMGIARPLLLEIAQSEAPADVAITQPTTFLPLASQFFICLMLFSMAFGFALRFGEVGGVPIANMIGVFPVALLTVYSLACKRSFSADLVVQISVLLVAAGFFLATASPATSYVTANALLSTGNTLFEMVAWLVLIMLAGRNRKNALAVFAWGRGLGGFGTLVGAAIGMLSNMFVDVNPGLFVFVPCALMLVVVGYALIGMRSFSFSSAIEGVTETPSRSEMTAVSDASASEIPLSQKCRGVAEEYGLSPRELEVLELLAEGRDRAYIEEELVISRNTVKAHVKHIYAKLDIHSHQDLIALVHGD, encoded by the coding sequence ATGTTTGCACGCGATATTTCCGTTACGGCGAATGCGCTGTTCATGGTTGTTGTTGCCCTGCTTGCGGTATTCAAGCCGCGCGTGTTGAGGCTCGAGCGTGTGGCGGAAGTGGCGGTTGCCGCCTGCCTGATCATCGGTGCGATTGCTCTGTTGCCTGCGCTTGCGATGTCCAACGCCCCGTTGCTCGTTGTTTCGTCGTGCCTGTTTGCGATGGGGCGCGCAGGGGTAACGATTATGGTGGGCCTTGCGGCGACGGGCTTTAGCGCCCGAAAGGCGTCGGCGTGCATCGGGATTGCCTTTACGGTTCGCCTTGCCCTCGAGCTGCTGGTTTGGCAAGCTCCAGTTGTTGCGGGCGTGACGCTCTTCCTGGTCCTGCCTCTTGTGGCATTTGCCTTGACGATGGGCATCGCCCGCCCTCTACTTTTGGAGATTGCCCAGTCCGAGGCGCCTGCAGACGTCGCAATTACCCAGCCGACGACCTTCCTGCCGCTTGCGAGCCAGTTCTTCATCTGCTTGATGCTCTTTTCGATGGCCTTTGGGTTCGCCTTGCGCTTTGGCGAGGTTGGCGGCGTTCCCATTGCCAACATGATTGGGGTTTTCCCCGTTGCCCTGCTGACCGTTTACTCGCTGGCATGCAAGAGGAGCTTTAGCGCCGATCTTGTCGTGCAGATCTCGGTCTTGCTTGTTGCTGCGGGCTTCTTCCTGGCCACCGCTTCTCCCGCGACGTCGTACGTGACCGCCAATGCGTTGCTCTCTACGGGTAATACGCTGTTCGAGATGGTTGCTTGGCTTGTCCTGATTATGCTTGCGGGCCGCAATCGCAAGAACGCCCTTGCGGTGTTTGCCTGGGGACGTGGCCTGGGTGGTTTCGGCACGCTTGTCGGCGCCGCCATCGGAATGCTGAGCAACATGTTCGTCGACGTCAACCCTGGGCTGTTCGTTTTCGTTCCGTGCGCCCTTATGCTCGTGGTCGTAGGGTATGCGCTTATTGGCATGCGTTCGTTTAGTTTTTCGAGTGCCATCGAGGGCGTTACCGAGACCCCGAGTCGCTCCGAGATGACCGCCGTGAGCGACGCTTCCGCCTCCGAGATTCCGCTTTCCCAGAAGTGCCGCGGGGTGGCGGAGGAGTATGGGCTGTCTCCCCGCGAGCTTGAGGTGCTTGAGTTGCTGGCCGAGGGCCGCGACCGCGCCTACATCGAGGAGGAGCTCGTGATTTCTCGCAACACCGTAAAGGCGCACGTCAAGCACATTTACGCCAAGCTCGATATTCACTCCCACCAGGATCTTATTGCGCTCGTTCATGGCGACTAG